The Streptomyces sp. NBC_00510 genomic interval GGGCAGGTCAAGACATGTGACGGCAAATGGCCTTGATCCGTTTCACGGCCTTCGGGTCGTACCGTCCCCATGGCGGTCCGGGAGTCATACACCGCGGTTTTCGGGGTAGACGGGGGCGGAACGGCCGGACCCACCGGCCGGCACGCCCACCCACCGCGGAGGTCCACCGATGTCCCCCCAGCCCCAACCGGGTCGGCCCACGGCGTCCATGACGTTCGACCACATGCTGGAGCGGGTGCGGTACGACGGCGTCTACCCCACCCGGGAACGGGCCGAGGAGGCCGTGCGGGCGGTGCTCGCCGCCCTGGGCCGCCGGCTCATCGGCGACGAACGCGTCGCCCTGGCCGCGTGCCTGCCGGTCGAGGCGGCACTGGTCTTCACCGCCGAGATCCCGGAGATCCGGCCCATCACCTGCGGCGCCTTCGTCGAGGACCTGGCCGCACGCACCGGCGGCAGCACCACCACGGCAC includes:
- a CDS encoding DUF2267 domain-containing protein, encoding MTFDHMLERVRYDGVYPTRERAEEAVRAVLAALGRRLIGDERVALAACLPVEAALVFTAEIPEIRPITCGAFVEDLAARTGGSTTTARWDSCTVLAVVARLAGRDLTTRVLHQLPCDYAPLFGRDDLVSAA